One Lates calcarifer isolate ASB-BC8 unplaced genomic scaffold, TLL_Latcal_v3 _unitig_5709_quiver_1869, whole genome shotgun sequence genomic window, atTGAGGCAGCTTTTCAATATCTTTACACTTCACTTGCTTTGCTACTTTGCtttacctttttaaaatgaaagttaaTCAGCCATCCCTATTTGACaaatttttttatatatttactgtgtccattttcagtttttgttacatttacagCATATGCCTGACtgatttaagatatttttcttttctattgttTGACCAATCtttacatcttttttatttgattacatttaaagGTGTTATTATAAAGCCCCTGCACATCAACAGTCCACTCGCACATATTGAGTTATTAAACCTCCAGTCAGGACTGTgtattttgaattcatattaTTGAACAGCACACAGCACTTTTTTTCAAGGCAGAccttttgacttgtcatagcaagaaaagcacaggtgtaactgcTAACATCAGTCATGGCTCTGCTCCATTAAGTGTCTCATTAAGTTGATATACTGACTGACTGGTACTACCTTAACATTGTCAGGAAACGGCAAggcaattttatttatatggttCATTTTATTACATAAGAAGGGgctttacattaaaatgcatgcatTAAACTTACAGAAGAATATAATAACTGAAGTACAGGAAAATGCcatatcaaaagaaaattgaccgaaaaatggaaaaaaacaaaaaacaaaatacaaaaacatttgaaacaatgttcatactgtatatactgtccCAGTGATATTCTGAGCACTTGGCTTAAGCAAATGTTGAAATTATTTAAGTTCAAACACTGTTAAATCTTTTGTTATACTAACATTACAGCATGTAACTGTGGCAAGaaatatacataaaaacaagcaaagattTACCTGTATATATACATCACTATGGAAGTGTATTGCTGCCACACCAGAAAAGAAAACTGGATCACTATCACATTATAATGAGATACAAACTTATCATgttacaataatataatataatataatataatataatagtagtaatataaagtttcacattaaaacatgactTATACAGGGAAGGCATTATGGATACAAGACCAAGGTGAAGTATGATGTAGCTTGTATCCATGGTGCCTTCTGTGGCCCTCCAGCTGATTAGTGAGAAATTATGTTACCTCCAGAGGGCTGGACTGATTCTTCTATGACCTGAAGTCTTTCACGTTATAACAATATAAGTTATTACATTATAATGTGGACCCTTTCACGTAATAACAGCAACAGATATTATAGTGTTATAACATGAGAGGTATGTATCTCTTAATAACGTGAAAATATCACATTATAACAATAAATTTTTCAGGTTATAATGTGTTTGtgatctgtctttctttttctgatgtgGCAGCAATACACTTCCATACATCATAACATTCAAATGAAGATTTTATTAGATTAAGGAACTATGGATTGAAAGATGCATTTGAGACCATAAAGTTCTGCAtttgtaaatgtgattttgattGGTGTTTTATGAAACACACATCACTagcatatttttctttaaaagagcaataaaaacaatacatttgtgtgtgttaatggaaAAAATGCTTCATAAATCAAGCTtttgaaaataatcaaaaacaaaccTAGTTTTTAACTCAAACAATAAGAGGGTAGGACCATGGTATATCATATTTTGAAGATCATAATTTGGGGACAGATGTATATTGTTGTCGTTATTGTTGTTGGCTTTGTTTTAATTGGTAtctaattcattattatttattgtagaTGTCCTGTGTCTCAGGGAGGGTTTCGTAGTCAGACTCATATTGCTCTCGTTTACCATTATGGTGCTGCTTCCAGAAATGCTGCTTTGAACGCCGTGCAACTTTCTGATTTTCATTCAACTGAAAGAAGAGTAAAAAACATggataaacaaaaatgaaaaatacattaatatactgtatgcagttacacagatgacaaaacatttcacaaatataaGACTGCAATGACATTTATACTGCCATAAGACCAACACCTTCAGTTTGGAACACCatattggtaaaaaaaaaaaaaaaaaaaaaaggaaaaaaaaaagttaagccTAACAATTCCAGCCTCTCTGAGCAATTAACAGGTTAACAAGTTTTGTTTTACCTCAGCCAAACCAAAAACTCCCTCTTTCTTCTGTGGTAATCCACATGTTTCTGTTGACTCCAGCTCCTGTAACAATACAGgtttacaacacaacacaagcagTCAAGGTTATCtgatgtgtgtatacatatcatgtatatatatgtgattgtgtgtaCAACCGACCTTTGCAACAGTTGCTTTTACAAACTATAACAAGAACACATGTTGTGGTGAACAGTACAGCCAGAATTATAAGgacaatgaaaacagctgaggtTTGAGGTGCCTCATCTGGGGGGAAATTGAGAAACAGAATATTAAAGATTAAATCAGCGCATATGAATATCTCATGGCTGAATCCCAATATGTGCAGTAACAGCCTTTTTCTGGTTCTGCactcatacacagacacacatatgtacCTCTGATGGGTTTCTCTGATATTTGTGACCTAGTAGGTTCCACAGAGATGAGACGGACCACAGTGCTGGTGTGCTGTGGGAGAACTATCAGAAGACAAGGTCTTAGGGGCACTAAATCtgctcatttaaaaaatgtttatagaaaataaactaaaaaaaaaaacatgtatttctaaGTAACATTAAAAGTACTCTGAATATGCGAGTGAACAAGAAAATGGACGCAAATTGTATTCTCATTctgttttgctgaaaacagatatttttttcaataaagtAATAGCTCCTTaattaaagaaatgaagaatTCAGTGCAATATGGTTTGGTAgatctgtgacctctgacctttgacttccagctcagcagcagagaaaacatccaggCCAGTGTTTCTATGGACGCCACAAAGGTACGACCCAGAATCCTCTTGGGTCAAACTGGTAATGCTCACTGTGAATTTCCTTGACACCTTGTCATCAGTAAGTCTGAACCGTCCTTTTCGTTTGTTGTCAGAGGTGATTAGTGCCTGCTGCAGACATTGTGGAGGgctgctttcctctgcagatgtACTTCAGGTTGTTGCGGTACTGAGAGTTATACACACAACTGATGGACACTGAACCTCCCTCATAACTTTGAATGTTGGTGGAACgatcacagcagctgtctgtcagtgaaataaacaacatcagacTGTTACAAGGACAGACACCAGACACAGAAAACTAGCTCGATGCTACAATGATTTGGTGAACAGGTTTTTATTTGGCACcaaaatctgtgtttcagtcacCATCATACTCttctatatacagtatagaaGTGACAATGTGacatataatttttttcttttaattgagGGACATAGCTTTAGTGAAATATTATACTTTTGTGACTTCATTttgttgtcaaataaatatttgatcttTTATCTGAATCAGATTTAAATATGACATTAGTGTACATCATTTTTTCGACCAATTGGGCGACCATATTCCCACTCTAACTGGACCTTATTGTACAAAGACTAGGAGGTGTTGCATGCCCTCTTTAGATTTTCCTGTCAACTCTCTGTCTCAAATGTTTAACcgacacaaaaaaacaaaactaaacaaacaaaaaaactttgttttagAGGTTTATACCAAGAGAAGTGAATTTAATTTTTGCTTCAcagtctttaaaaaatgtgGCATGATGCAGTTGAAGGACATATACAAGTTGTACACATGGTCATTTACGATTTTTAATTCATCCATTAGtttgttaattgattaattcattCTTATACCTGGCTCTACTTCCAGTTTTACTTCAGCAGTGTAGGGATCCATTCCAAATCTGGTCACCCCACACCAGTATTTCCCAGCATCCGTAGGATAAAGATCAGAGATGGTCACTGTGAAGACTTGTTTCTTGTTGTCATCATGAATGGAgtatctccccttctccccttcTGAAGTTTTGATCATAACATCATAATTTTTGGCACAGTCATTCCTGCACAGGTACTTCTCATGAGACGTATAACCTTCTTCATAGGGGCAGGAAACTGTAACTTCTCTCCCTTTGTATCCAGCTGCATGGATCACCTCTGCTGCACGGGTCACACGACTCAGAGCAACTGCAAGAAGAGAACATAGAATAGAGCATAGACAAAATAATCTAGCAAAAACCCCcttgtattttgattttaaaaaacatatttaatctGAGAGACTTACGGCTGAGGATGAACAGCAGGTTTTGAGAGCTCCACATCTTCATGTTACTGTGAGGAAACAGATAATACAGCTGATGTGATTCTAGAAAACTTAATGCACTGTGAGAAAGTGTGAAATTATTgtttaacacaaacaacagtgtTTAATGCTGAGAATATTACACCTCACAATATGTGTTAAAACATCATGTGAATGTAGAAATCtctcagtccagcctccagaCCAACAACTTGGTCAACCTCAAATTATCAAAGTTTTTTGGCTGCTGCTGACCTTCTGGGGACCTGAAACAGAAATCTAATATGGAGGCTACCATACCATACCACTatcatacaaaaatacaaatatcttTATCTCACCAGATTGATGCCAGATTTCGATGCAACCACAAACAAAGGGTAGAAGTCCAGGATTTAGCTTTAGAGTGGGGAAAATAGGCTGCTGCGCAAAATTCAAAACTTCTCATTTAAGGCAACCACCTTCACACGCATGCAACAAACGAATGTCCAGAGTTATAAACACCTCCACACCCTCTGCACATCTTGGTAGCTCATGACCTACTGACAAAGTAAAGCCAAGTACCAAGTGCCAACCTAAATGCTACATGGATgacactgtttcagtcacactggGCAGTATGTTTTGGATCTGTAACTGAACATTTTCATAGATGATGCGCACATAATGTATGGTGTTACATTTCTTGATGTCAAGAGCTATCAGTGATCTGCCTTCATGTAAATGTCTACAGTcctctgtaaaaataaaaaataaggaaGTAACAGGAGGTCAATAACGTGTGACGCAGAGTGCTGTTCTGTGGCCTGCCTGAGAAAAGGTCAACTTTATGCATGTTATTGcttttcacacatgcagtacaACATGTGTGCATCTGTTACTGTAGACTGGGCTTTGTAGAGGATTCTGctacacatttatttatctatttgaaATGCATTTAGTGCTGACATCTGATAACATCGTTTTATATGTATTCTACATCAATGTCAAAGAAGTGATACTCTACAGTTTTCTTACTGTTAACTCATCTCACGAAAAGACAAGACTACTGACCAGTGCAGAATTCAGTACCTGATTAAACTTATTCAAAGTTATCATATAAGGTCATTTGTCCCTACCTTCTGACCCTCTACCCAAAAGAACATTTCCTGAATTAGTGAGTCACACTGTTGCACATTTAGACAGTTTTTAGAGTTCAGCTGCACtgcttttcttatttctttcttatGTTAGGAAGTGAAGGCCACTAACAGTGTGTTGGTAATGTTTTCATTCCACCAATAatggtgtgttgtttttggctatgactacaaacagaaaactatGACTATGTTTCTCatacttttgtttatttattcatttttacaaaGGTTACAGATATACTGCTAAATTAAGTTTGGggtttttcttcacattttcctACATGCCAGTGCAGATTATCAAACTGTTATATTAACACTAAGCAATCATAAGGAATGTGAAAGTACAAGAAGTGAGTAAAATCAAGTTGAAGCAATGAATCTGAGTACCAAATATATTTGATGGTTATTATATACCAGTTTTGTACAATCACAAAGAACAACCTAGTATAACAAGATTGAATGCTTGTTAGCCAGCTGTTTCAATCAAACACTCAGCTGCTGTGGTTGGCGTAAATTTGACTATcgatgtcttctgttgtggtGAAGTTTTGGTACACAGACTTGTCTTTGCCTGTATCATCATCGTGGGACATGTCCTGTGGCCTCAAGGAGGCCATGTCTACATAATCTTCTATGtcataaatctaaaaaaataaaaataaaaaaataaaaattaaaacacatataaacaaatgAACAGGTACAGTTACACAGGTAAGAATGGTGGTctatcagacacacagactaATTTCACAATATCCTAGAAAGTGAAAATTCTTTTTGCGTCTCACAGCAAAGCTTAAAGATGCTGATGTCAGTCAGTTGGTTAGTTTGTCTGTCCAATACATCTCCACATTCCTCTAGGGGAAACTAGAATGGTTTGGACCTGGTCATGTTCACTTACATTCATCTTTACTCCTGCTTCAGCAGTGTTCAATGTGTTAATGTTCACCGTAACTCCATCTCCTGAAAtaacacagcacaacaaaggACACCACAgttatcgtgtgtgtgtgtgtgtctgtgtgtgtgtgtgtgtgtgtgtgtgtgtgtgtgtgtatgcatataaAACATACCTGGCACTCTGTTGCATTTGTTCTTATGAACCATGACAAGGAAAAATGTCAGGATCAACAGGACAACCAGAATTGCTGGTACAACATAAATCAAAATTGTAAAGTGAGGGACatctgaaaaaaaggaaatacagtACAAAGTAAACACACTTGGTAGAAACACACATGAGCAGAAAAGTTCTCACGTCTGTTATCTGatgcacacagcagcagatgtaacactgtgtgtgtaccCTCACAGTATTTGGTGGTTTCATGTTCCTTTTCTGGtaatgttgttgtgtgtgtgtatttaacacAGTGTTGGTTCattacatgtacacacacacacacacacacacacacacacacacacacacacacatacacttttgCCAGGTTTGCTTGTGCTAAATGTTTCCACCACAGTGGTGGTCGAGCTCTCAGTGCTAGTCTGTGGAAAGACTGTCAAAGAAAGGACACACACTCAATTTTTAACTTTTCCCACAGacaaattcaaaacataaaTCTACAAAAACTATTCAGTCAGTCTGTTTTAATAGATTTATTTACTCTATGTTCATTTTTACTCGTCTACTACTCATTACTC contains:
- the LOC108875746 gene encoding CMRF35-like molecule 3; this translates as MKMWSSQNLLFILSLALSRVTRAAEVIHAAGYKGREVTVSCPYEEGYTSHEKYLCRNDCAKNYDVMIKTSEGEKGRYSIHDDNKKQVFTVTISDLYPTDAGKYWCGVTRFGMDPYTAEVKLEVEPDSCCDRSTNIQSYEGGSVSISCVYNSQYRNNLKYICRGKQPSTMSAAGTNHL